The nucleotide window actagaactgaactagaactgaactagaactgaactagaactgaactagaactgaactagaactgaactagaactgaactagaactagaactgaactagaaccgaacttagttaattagttagttagttagttggttagttagttaattacttggttagttagtttgtttgttacttagttcgttacttagttagttctctttcttaaagaataccacattttaaatcattacatAATCCCTAACGTATGCAGTACATTTCAAACTATCAAAAGGATTAAAAATACATGTTTCAATTGTTTGTTTTCAcataaaaagcaaaagaaatctAAAGAAAATCAACTGGAACATGCAAGAAAAAATTACTTACCGACGAAATAATTCGCTTTCCGGATGTTCAGCTGCAAATCGTGCCTTTTTTCTCAGCAATGGTATTGTCAGAGCATACGTGATTACCATCATTACCATAGGTATATAAAATGCCACCAAAGAAccgaaaacaaaaaatgcacGATTGTTAATGACACAAACATTTGGCTGGGGCAtgatgtttttttcatttacaagaCCTTGAACGAAACGAgaagaaaaaattgtaacaaacaATAAGAGACCATAAATTAAAGGTAGACCAAGGACGAATAAAATCCTTTGTTAAACATTAATTCAATATCAATAAGaagtaattaaaacaacaacaaacaaaataaaagtaattcacaaaagtaaaaaagaacaattttgaaTGAAAGTAATATAATTGAATAGGGACACACCAATCATGAATTCTTTTCCATTATTATTACtgtaaaatgtcattaataCATAAACGACATCTTCTTCATACATAAGAAAAGCAATACAATGAAacgaaataaaatgcaaaataaaatattgaatatttaccCAATACTGTTATCGAGCTGGATACAATCATGGCCATTACCCAGACAATGGCAATTTTCATGCCAGCCAAACGTTTCGTTGAACGATGCCGTGAACCCAATGGATTTCGTATGCCTAAATAACGACCCAAACTGATGAAGCACATATGCAGGATGCTCGATGAACATGCCATAACATCGCAGGTCACATATATATTGCACCATGTAAAACCTAATGGCCAATAACCTGTAAACAACATGAATATAAAGAGAAAACATGACAAATGAATGAAGGATAAGTGAAAAAAGTAGATTAATAAATATGAAGGATATAGTACGCCTTTA belongs to Lucilia cuprina isolate Lc7/37 unplaced genomic scaffold, ASM2204524v1 Scaffold_2513, whole genome shotgun sequence and includes:
- the LOC111688053 gene encoding 5-hydroxytryptamine receptor 2C, with protein sequence MACSSSILHMCFISLGRYLGIRNPLGSRHRSTKRLAGMKIAIVWVMAMIVSSSITVLGLVNEKNIMPQPNVCVINNRAFFVFGSLVAFYIPMVMMVITYALTIPLLRKKARFAAEHPESELFRR